A window of Aptenodytes patagonicus chromosome 1, bAptPat1.pri.cur, whole genome shotgun sequence genomic DNA:
CTTAATAAAATAGGCTAATAGAAAATTTGAAGGAAGAGGGTAAAAAAAGGTCTTCAAAACTAGTCTCATCTAAATTAATCTAATATTGTCCGTGGCTACAAATATCAAAGTGCCATAATAAGTCTTGTGAAGCCATTGCATAGTGCCATCGGAGAGTATAGTCAAAGTAGGCTAGGTGCTCCATTCGCCTGTTCATATCTTAATACGTTTATATCCCTTCTGAGCCTTAATatcatgtttctgtgtttctcatACACATATTGAGAAAAAACATACTTGAAATGGAATTTATATGGAGCTATCAACACAATTTGCCAGCCTTAACTCAATTTGATCTCTTTCGTTGCTTTGCCCGggtattctaaaaaaaaaaacccaaacccaaacaatttAAACTTTCCTCATTCCATCTAATCCCAACTTCACTTGAAGTACAATTTCCCATGATATAACCTCCAGCCCGATATTGGGATGTATAATTTATATATGAAAAGCTTCAGAggggaatttttctttcttccttcgcACATCCAGCATATACTCCAGCTGCTCAGCATCTGAACATCAACTGCACCAGCGACACATACTTCATTCAGGACACCTTTGATGGCCCGAATAAAACAAAACTATCCTGCAAATTTACCTCAGATATGCTTCAAAACTGCTCTGGCATCACAGATCCTACTTTTGGATTCCCAGAAGGAAAACCctgttttattataaaaatgaaCAGGGTAAGTACAAGCTCAAGGTGCTGAGCAGGAACGAATTCACCAAAAAAACCCGATAGCTCAGGTCTCCGCTGGGGAGCTGCTACATCGTCTGCCGCCACGGGCTCTAAATCTCTGCTTTGTACTGGGAAGACAAATTCACATGCTTTTCCCGAGAGACCTCCGGAGTGACCAGAAAAATAGCGAGACTTTGTCACCACCCCTAGGAAAATAACGTAGGGAAAAGTGATCCGTAAACGAACTCTCTAAAGCTTTGgggtttgtttagttttgttagCACCTCCGTAGTGCTCTCATCCAACGAACTAGTACGTAAAACAGTTTCATTCTGCAATACCGTGATCCTGTGCCTTCAGCTAAGGCGTTAAGATGCAACAGTAACTGAAGTGATTTCAGAGAGGCGATACTTGCACACCTTATTTCTCCAGGCTGCAAAGAAAATCTTTAGCAGAAcctgtaaaaacaaaattcaaatctggtggatttttttttcagtaaaaactacaaacacttttttttttttaaaaggaaaaagggaatcTTCCATgcctcctttaatttttttaggaCATAGACAAAGGcataagcattttatttttgttttcaggtaaGATTCTGAGTCTCCTAGCTCAGTACAAAGTGAAAAATTTGTATTCTCCACCAGCTCCTGATAGACAAAATCACTTCATTTTCGGTTGGGCTTGCATCCTAGACTCGGGCAATGAATATTTTCAAGAATCTGTGCAAGGTCCAGCTGTGAGAGGAGAGCTGCGCCCCTGATTTTGGCAGGTGAAACACAGGCTTTTCCCCAAAAAGCCTTTGCCTCCTTCAGCAGGGCTGCACGCCAGCCCTGGCAGGGGAAAGGCAGGCGGATagtgcccggggggggggggtggctttACCTCCATTCGCCTTTGCTGCTACAGGGTGCGACCCCACTATTTTTGTAGGATCAAATGGGACCAAGAGTTTCTGCCCAAGCCAAGTTTTCCTAGTAAGGCATATGATGAAAAGCACAGGGGttcagcttttcctttattttcacgCAACCAGCTGCTTTAAGAGACCCCCGGCAGAGAGCAAGCAGTACAGGCAGGCAAATGAGATGGGACTTGCCAGGAGGTGCGGCCAGGAAAGAGCCCGCCTGCAGTGCCCATCCCGGGCGGCACGGAGTCCTGCTTCTTAAATATCCAGCCACAACATGTTTTTTTCACCCGGGTACATAAGATGAGGTGATCCGTTTGCCTTACGCAGAAACACATTAAGCAGCCTCTGAAGCccagttgtttgtttgcttggttttatcTCAAAACAATTTCCAAGATGACCAAATGTGTGCTTTCTATTTCAGATTATCAAATTTTTCCCTGGCAACGGTACTGCACCAAGAGTGGACTGCACATATGTGGTAAGTGTATGAGGTCCGAGTCTCAAAAATTTCAAGCGCTGCAGCTCTGACAGCAAGTTGCGACCAGAAAGATTACCCTCCAGCTCTGGAAATCAGACCATTCTGGCCACATACTGGGAACATTCTCAGTTCCGTGCAATTTCTTGCACCGGCAGACATcctaagaacaacaaaaaaatatgtttcctttattttaaaccacctgaaaaattgtttttccgTGCTGCAAAGAACATTTGCTCTTTGCTTTCAGCTCCCATTAGTGAAGTTCACACCTCAGAGCAGCTCCTTCAGGCGCTCTGCACGTTTCAGCAGGTCCCCATTCGCCGAATTCACAACTGCTGTGAAAGGACACTTGCCCGGTTTTCTTGGCAATAGTAACAGCGGGAGACTTCCACTTTTatttgaaacataaaaataagaCCGGCGCTACACAGACTGCTGAACTTGAGTTTTAATACATGCGGCGCCGCTTTTAGCAGCGGTAAAACACTTGCCCAGGGCTGGCTTACGATTGCCCAgccgacagagctgctttcttGCTTTACAAACAGGGTGACGAGTCCCGCCCGCTGGAGGTGGACTACTACCCCGTGAATGGTACCTTCAACCTGCACTACTTCCCCTACTATGGAAAAAAGGCACAGGTGGGTGCTCATGTATTTCAGCATcgcttttcttctttatctttgCATACGGTGAGATGTATGGAGCATCTCTGCAATCTTACGAGACCTGGAGAGAAGGCTAattttaagacttcttttttaaattggtgttgtgaaattacttttctttttttcccctcctagccCAGCTACAGCAATCCTTTGGTAGCTGTGAAATTTCTCAACATTACGAGGAACGTAGAACTTAAAATAGTGTGCAAAAtcattggagctggaattaccttTGATAATGTTCATGATCCGTATGAAGGAAAAGTGGAATTTAAATTGAAAATAGAAGACTGAGCAGCAACAGAGACACTTCCGAAAAACACGTGTGAAGAGAAAACTTACCTGTTATCACATTCATccgtatttattttctttgatttccatATAAATTTACGCAAATTACAGTGCAAAGAGACATCTTCTACTGAAAGATGACCCATATAGCTAAAAATCAAGATACCACTCCCAGTGCGTGAAGGAGACGAGGATTATCTCGATGTACATAGCTTAATATTCCATGGCTACGGTATGCTGCTGCCTTCATGCAAGTATTTGTACAAAACAAGTTTCCTCTAAACTGAGCAGCTGTACCTTCAAAGAAAGTAAGTATAGGATCAAACCAtcattttctgtcacttttcAAACCATAATAAATAACTGATGTATGATACTAAATCTTGGATATTGAGAAATAATTATagctagaaaaagaaatcaatactTTGAAATACTAGCAAGTAATAGAATTCTCACTCTCTCGTATAGGATGTATAAATTATAAAAGTATATTAAAATTATCTGTATCCCAATGCATTGGTTTTTTGTACTAGTCAGCCAAGCCAGATTTATTTTTAGTTGACAAATCAATGACCGCAAAAGAAGTGAACTTGAAATCTGTCCTCTAGCTTACAGATTTTATTGTACCACTTACAACTTCTGTATGTATATAACTTAATAAAAATGACCGGTCAGACTGTAACATCCAGTTACATCTAGGAGAACTGTGTTCATTTAACTATTAGAGGTTgtcatttgtttgggttttttttccccagtagaatAGCCCTGTATTGCAATGATGGGTTTTTGCAATGATGAGTTTTGGGTTACTTGGAGTAATCTGGAAGACGCTGAAGTAACACTCCATCTTTCAGCCAATCTAAAATTTGCTAAGTCTAACTCTAGCACACGTGAGACAAAGACACAAGATTGCTGTGTCTGCGTAGTATGTTTATGCTAGATGAAGTCCAGGATGCTTCAGCCAGAGAACAAACATTGCACAGAAGAAAGATATTCAAGAGAAGAAATCATTTTACACCTTCACTGCCTGGACATTTTAGGAAGTGGGAAGAAGTTAACAGGTTAACCTCCTTTACCACAGCGACGCTCAAGATAGCCAGCTTGCAGAAAGAATCCAGCTGGAGGGGAACATTTCCCCTTCAAAACCACAAACGGTATTCGAGCCTTTCTTAGAAAAATTGGgcattctgcatttcagaaacaacGAGAAAATGCATCCttgtataagattttttttttccccagcctttcATGTTTCAATTTTTACAGTGGGACTTTGCCTCTCTTCTAAGAGACTGAATGAAAACCATTTTATATCCTCGTTGGGACACAGGTCTCCCCCTGTGCATCTTTCcaaaataacatggaaaataataaaataataaaatacttttgatAACAAAATAGTAATTCATGCTCAAGGTTGTCTATAAACAGAACATTTAAGTATTACCAAGAAAACCCAGAACTCTTCCCTTGGTGTCTCTAACACAGGCAGATTCTCTGCTTGACTGTATTTCATTTAGCGTCTACAATTTGCACGTTTGAATCGGGCGATGCAGTGTTGCAAGCTCACATTTTAGTTAGCACTACAGCACAACACAGGAAGACGCCAAACAAATTTCCTACGGGCTGGGCGTCTGCATTAGCCACAGCTTCAGAATGGCAGCCTAGACCAACTTCACACAGACCTTTGATGGGATAAATACATTGAAAGGACAGACTGAAGTGTCCCCGTGTTGACCAAAGGATGATGCGTTCTGAGGTCAAAAAAAAGGGTACGCAGGTCCACCGGATCTGGTTCTTTAAGTACAAAGATTGTCACCCTGAATTTAGATTTCTCTTGAACCTGTAGCCATCTGAGATTATTCTCTTTCTTTACCGGAATCACAAATAATAATGATACAGAGCAAGGTTTGTCGCTAGTGTAGCTGAAGTAGAAAAGCTCTGGGAGAGCTCTAAGTGTATTAATCTGGGAATAATTAACATTAGCTTGCCTGGAACCCAAATCTAAGCACAAATAGCAGAACAACCAGCATGCAAATATTTCGTAATACTGCGATGGCACAGCCCAACACTATGTGCAAGCATTTCATGTAGTGAGCAATGTAACCATCAAAGCAGCGAAGACAGGCTTGCACAGTTGCACTTTGGAGACGTCCAAGTGACAGAAGTTACAAGATAAAGACCAAAACAAGCACAGGGGAAGGAAAACGGGCAGGGCATCCTGCCCAAGGCACAAGAGGCATGACtggcaaaagcaaaaccaagttaAGGAGCAGCCAAATCCCCCTTTAGGTGGGGCGCGGGGGGGGCAAGAAGGATAAAACACCAACAATGAGCGGGGAGAGAGGAAGACAGACTCTTCCTCTGGTGGAAGAGCTCTCCAGCCTCATCGCCTTCACCTTGGAGACTAACGAGGACCTCGGCCATCAGTGCCAGCTATACAGCGGCAGCTCCATGCTACCGTATAGTCACAGTTAATTCAGTGTACAAGTGTTACAGACTACCAGTTTTATATACACAGCAATAACGATTAATAATATGCAAGAACTAAGCATTAGCAGAAAAGTGTGTTGTTACGGAACAaattcagtggttttgttttcaagtttaaAACTTGACTGGGTGGCTGTCAGTGCCAGACTGTCTGCCCTTTTTCCTATCAGCCGTGCAACAGAGAGGTTAGCCGGGAGAGGAGGCAAAGTATGAAACTGGTATCACTGACACCATGATTTTTTATATCCAATAAATTTTAGTTTCCAGACTTATCCCTTAGAGGTGTTAAATAAAACTCTCGAAGATCAGTGCAGAGAGAACAGAAACACGGCAGCTGCTTTGAGATGTATCTTCCTCTCAACACCCCCATCTATTCTTATGAATATTCGTATGACGGGTAAAGCCAATAATTGAAGTGTAAAGTCCTAACGTCTactattaaaaatgaagaaaaattaacagaGTGCAGAAAAACACTGAATACAAGCTCCTTGATgcttaaaggatttttttgtgcCAGGACTACAAGACTACAGCAAGTTCAAAAAGCTTGCCCTCTACCTTTCAGAATTGCTATGTACTATATATTCATAATTAAGTCTTTGCTTAATGGTCTCACATGATGTCACTGCTATTGCACTTCGGAACGCCTCTCGTCATTTCATAAAACTGGTTTTAATCTCTTACCTGTAACAGAAGTCAGGCAGGGATTGATTCTGCAGCAAATAAAGCTGTCTAACCATGTGCTACTTTCCGTAATTGATGTAGAGTAACAGCTGCATCAATAAtgcttgcagaaaatattttatgctttgcaCATATACTCCCTTCACAAGCTTCATTTCTTTCAGATACAAAAGCTCAAACAAGATTATCTTGTTTAAcataaaatagaaatgtgcaTGAAAGAACAGGTGTCCTATTCctcaatttaatttgaaaaactcTCTCTCGCTAGGGACAAAGACTGttcacttttcttctctttctttttcttgatacCAGAGTGATAACAATGGACGCGTGGCACCCCTCATTATGTTAAGAGCAGAAATCGGGCTGAGAAGTCCCTTTTTAGGATCCCACTACATCTCTCTCACTTGGtctaaaatgagaaagaattgAATTCTGGAGAGACACTTGGGCTAACGCCCTTCATCATTAATGCCTGTATTTATGTGTAATCCTACTGTTACCAATGTGGGAATTCGATCATTCCAATCAAAATACGTTCCAGGGGTTTATTACCATCTTTACCAACTAGATAActaattttaattattctgaTTTCAAGTTCCAGTCCTTAAATCTTGTGTCACTTTTCTCTCCGATATTGATGACCCTGTTAAAATGGTATCTTTTTGTGGGACCTGACATAAATCcagtagtttggtttttttttttttttataaaccaaAATAGAATTCCTTAAATCTATTACTAGAAGATCTTGATCTCAGGTACCAAATAACTGGGGGAAGGGCTTTTTTCTGAGCCTTTCCCAATTTTTCCAATACCCTTTTTAAATGATGATGCTAACAAGTATGTAGCTGCTCACTATTGGTCTCACTGTATGTACTTGGATGTAACACCACTTTCCGGTCCATTATTAGTTTTACCTATACATCCAAAATCAGATTAGCTAGTTCCTTAAAACACCGTGTAGGAGACATAGCAGTTCTCATCCACCTCGACACCCAGATCATTTTTAGGATCCTACGTTTTCAGTGTAAAGTCTTACCTCCTCTAAGCGTAGCTTGAATTCTTTGTTCAAAAGATGCGTAGTTTAACCATAACATTTTTTGGACATGCCCTGCTTGCCAAGCAATCCACATTAACCTGTCCTTTTCATTGTTTACTTTTCTAACCAGTATcacttaaaaatacctttaaattgtctTCTGGgttatttaagaaaacattaaacagaaGTACAATCTTACTTGATGCAGCTATTCAGTCAGTGATAATGCCACAAAAACTATTTTTGATTCAGCAGTAAACTGTTCATAACCCTTTGACATACAATCTGTTGATAGTGTAAAATACGTATTTAAAATCAGAATGCAATGAAACAGAAAAGGCTTAAAGATGTTGAAACATATCCATCGTATCCTTAATCAGCTAAGAAGTTGCAATCTCCTCCCATATTCATTTGATAAGACCTGTTCTGTACTTTGTCGTCAATAATTAACCTTCcaggcttttaattttcttctagcCGTTTCCTTCAGTGGTTTTTCTAATATGAGGTTCAGGGCTGATCTCAGGCTGTCTAGACCACGTTTGGACAGGACTTCCTCGCATCACTTTGAAAACTGGCACTCTAGCATTATTTTAGTCTGTAAGAATTTACTCACTATTTCAAGGTTCATTAAAAATCAGCATCGGAAACGTAGAGATCCACTCTCTACCTAGCATGAAGTACCTGGGTTGCCTGTTTTAAGAAAGTTAAGCTTCAAGTATGTGCTTAGCGTTCTGCTTTGACGAATTCTCTCAAGTGTGTATGATAGAAGAACACGAACCTTGCCCAAAGTCTGCAACTTTGCTGTCTTTTAACGTGCTACAATGCAGAAACTTTCCACTCTGCTCTGACCAGCCCTCCTGATAGGTTAAGGCTGGTATCACTGCAGTATTTACAGAAATGTACCATGATGTGTACACAGTGACACCTTAAAAGAAGATCAAATCTTTGAGCCTAAGTTTGGATTTCAACCTGTTCAAAACATCcaaaaatttaacaaacaaaagAGGTGTTAGCAGAACAAAGAAAAGCACTTGTGAAGATATTACACTGGTGATTTTCAATTAACACTAGTCTCTCTTCTTTATTCTCTGCCACATCAGGACATTCTGCCCTTACCAGAGCAAAGCTGTGAATCGATAATCATGATTTTCTCTGGTTAATCTTTCACTTGTTAGTGCTGATGTACTTTGAATGTCTCCCAGGGGACAGCAGCTCGCCAACTCAGTGAAAGGCAGATGCAGCTGGGTGACAACCATCATCATGCCAGATGAGAATTACCAGTGTAACCAAATGTTGGAAGTAGGAAACGCCTGTGCATGTCGGTTGTTGCCCTTCTTCAGTCAAGAAGATGCCCCGCTCTCAGCATCACCTATATTTCTGCCTCTTAGAAACCTCATCCTAAAGGAAGACAGTCTTCACTTCTACCTGCTCATCTAACTACCTTTTCCATCGTAGGAGTTTGGTAATTTTTGACAGCTACTGAAGATGAGCTGAGCTTCCATTCTTTGTCTGCTGAGCCAGACGACCCAGTTGTTAAGTCTGTTCATGATACCGATATATGGGATTTCCAacgtgttttttgttttcttttcctctctcttatGGGATCCATATAGTCATTCAGGCTGGAAAGCACCTCAGGTCGTCTCTAGTCCAATTCCTGCTCAAAGTATGGTCAGCCGTGAGGTCAGACTACATTGCTCAGGGCTTTTATCctgtctggtcttgaaaacccaAAGGATGGAGTcagcacaacctctctgggcaacctgttccacagcTTGACCATCCTAGGTTCTTCCTTAAACCCAGCTGGAAAAGCTCCTGTTTCAGCTTGTGTGTGTTGCCTCTCATCCTCCCACCGTGCACCACTGTGGACTGACTCCATCTCTGCAATAACCTTCTCGTAGTACCGAAAGGCTGCCATTGGGTCTTCTGAGGCcatctcttcttcaggctgaacaagcccctctccctcagcccctcctcatactgcaactgctccagccccctgaacATCTCAGTAACCCTCCAGAATCCATGGAAGCTCAGGGAAGAATCAGAGACCAAGAAAAACCTtggaaaaaatcttaaatttagaAAATAACGACATTAAAAGTTGCTGCTCTCATTGTGCTGgcttgtctttgcttttcctgATAAATGAATGACAAGGTAAAGCAAGGCTTTAACAATAAAGCGTGTGTGATAATACTCGCATCTTTCTGGAAGCAGACGGATCTGAGAAGGGCTGAAAGTTGTTAACTCAATGTAGTAGTCAAGACAAATAGCCTAGTACTCTTCTCATAAGCAGACGAGAGAAAGGAAATCCCTACAGGACACAATGGACTGTCTGTGAAAAACAGTGCATACACTCTCTTTTCTATTGATGATCATTCCAGTAGTAATACatcaatgctgcttttttttcccctttcatcctTTTTATATTACAGCAGCATCCCATTTTCAGATTTCCCATTAATGCGAAGATTTCACAACCCGTGTATTCACTGATAAAGAAATGAAGAGATTTATCTTGTGACGGTCACCTCCTCCTGTGAACAATTCACTAAATGGTCATGTTCAAGGGTTGGTACCCTATCAGccccatttattttttcttctctgcaacaGTTGCCCTTCGTtgaaggaagattaaaaaaaaaaatagtctcccAAAGtcataaatgcttttctttagtTAAGACAAGCAAATTCCTACAGGACAAACAAAACAATTTACTTTTGAAACAAACAATTTAAGAGATCCTTCTTAACTTGTTACCCATGTCAAAGTAGAGAGGCAGTCTTTCAAAGCTCAGTATTACtttagaaaaaacagtaaaaggtGCACACTGTTCCCAGGATTTATCTGCAGGACCATTTCAgagatacatatacacacatactttgcaacttttcctcttcttcagatCACAAAAGTGCTGACAACAAATGAAAGGAGTGACAACACATCCCTTCCCTGtcatgttttttccccaaactgagCCCTTACTACCATTCTCACTACCTTTACCatcttttaatctttcttaaACTGAATTCTAGTTTCTGTctctttacagtattttcttcttccacagaTTTCCTCAACAATTTCCTGTCCATGATTTCCCCTCACATTCTGTTCCTGCTTTTGATCTTCCTTTTCCATCTGTGCGCGTGGTACCACCCTTTTCAGAGATCAGAACTATATAGTTTAAAGTTCTCTCCCACTTTCCAGGTCCTTTCATGCCAGACCTGACATTATTACATCTGTTCTACACAttcctctgtctttcctttttttttttaaataaagtttctaCTACTAGTCTTCCTTGTAGTCTTCGACTAGTCTTCTCTTGTTTTCTCATTACTTCCTCCCAACTTACACCACCTCTTCTTATGCCCCTCTGTAAACACCCTAAGTTTCAATCGGTTCTCTCTTTTCTGGTTCCCTCCTCCTCCTACTTCAAGACTCCTTTCCTCATTTCCACCTCCTCCCTCACCACtggtctcttctcttttttccctcctcctccacctcaaCACTATGACCAGGTAACTGCCTGAACTCTAGCAAGTTATTAAAAAGTCAATAGATTTTCTCCTGTTACCGATTGTTGCCTTTACCACCAGAAAGCTCTCCTGAAACAAAGGGTTATTCAGATTCATTCCCCCAAACCACTCCAATGCTGCTTGTTTAAACTCTCAAATTCCATTTCAGAGATTCACCAGCAACCAAAAGCAAGCAAAGTAATGCCTTTTGAAACGTATGTTTTGCCACACTTCCACTCCCACTTTGACCTTGTCTCATCTGAGGTCTATTCCACTGATAAGAACCAAAAGGAAACTGTCAGATGCTTTCAGCCTTCCTTACCTAACATCCCTGTACTCACTCTTTGCAGGTAAATCTTGGATCATACACTGGAGATCTAGAATGTAAGGGAAAACTGGAATAACTCCCTTGGACTGTCAAAAGTTCCTTGATAACTATTGTTGGGCTCTGCAGATAAAACTGCCATTCAACAGCAAAGATAATTTGAATCAGCTGACTCAACCGTGACAAGAACCTTGCTTCTAGCATTAGCACTCCAAAGAATGACATCTTCAGTGAGAAGCAAAGCATTTAATTAGCGCCCCCCCAAATGGTTTTCCCAGGCCCATAAAATTACATAATTTGCTTGGTTCACTCACACTACAACAAGGTTTGATACAATTAGAAAACGTTCACTGCGTATCAACTGCTCGGTAGTAAGCACCCACATCCCCTTACCACAGAAGGTTTGTCAAGGCATAATCCCTCAGAGAAAATATGCGTAACAGACTTCATATTTACCACA
This region includes:
- the ATP4B gene encoding potassium-transporting ATPase subunit beta isoform X1 yields the protein MATLNEKKTCSERMENFRRFVWNPETKLFMGRTLINWVWISLYYLAFYMVMSGLFALSIYSLMRTVNPYEPDYQDQLKSPGVTLRPDVYGDRGLQIYYNVSDNKTWEGLVTTLRTFLTAYTPAAQHLNINCTSDTYFIQDTFDGPNKTKLSCKFTSDMLQNCSGITDPTFGFPEGKPCFIIKMNRIIKFFPGNGTAPRVDCTYVGDESRPLEVDYYPVNGTFNLHYFPYYGKKAQPSYSNPLVAVKFLNITRNVELKIVCKIIGAGITFDNVHDPYEGKVEFKLKIED
- the ATP4B gene encoding potassium-transporting ATPase subunit beta isoform X2, encoding MATLNEKKTCSERMENFRRFVWNPETKLFMGRTLINWVWISLYYLAFYMVMSGLFALSIYSLMRTVNPYEPDYQDQLKSPGVTLRPDVYGDRGLQIYYNVSDNKTWEGLVTTLRTFLTAYTPAAQHLNINCTSDTYFIQDTFDGPNKTKLSCKFTSDMLQNCSGITDPTFGFPEGKPCFIIKMNRIIKFFPGNGTAPRVDCTYGDESRPLEVDYYPVNGTFNLHYFPYYGKKAQPSYSNPLVAVKFLNITRNVELKIVCKIIGAGITFDNVHDPYEGKVEFKLKIED